Proteins from a genomic interval of Paenibacillus sp. FSL R5-0623:
- the dapF gene encoding diaminopimelate epimerase, with protein sequence MEFTKMHGLGNDFIVVFGEKELPADAAELAVKWCNRFFGIGADGLVYILPSEKADFQMRIMNSDGSEAEQCGNAIRCVSKYVYDHGHVNQEQITIETIGAGVQPVSLNIRDGKVETVRVDMGEPILNGLQVPTTVDANPVVDHYIEANGHAFKFTAVSMGNPHAVIYVDDAVNFDLTTWGPLLEVHPMFPKKINVEFATVRDRGYVDMRVWERGAGPTLACGTGACATLVSSVLNGHTDRTAVISLKGGELHIEWNEADNHVYMTGPAEVVFKGITS encoded by the coding sequence ATGGAATTTACGAAAATGCATGGACTTGGTAACGATTTTATCGTTGTATTTGGTGAAAAGGAGCTTCCGGCAGATGCTGCAGAATTGGCTGTGAAATGGTGTAACCGTTTCTTCGGCATCGGTGCGGACGGCCTGGTTTATATACTGCCTTCAGAAAAGGCAGACTTTCAGATGCGTATCATGAATTCGGACGGTTCGGAAGCAGAGCAGTGCGGTAATGCCATTCGCTGTGTATCCAAATACGTATACGATCATGGTCACGTGAACCAGGAGCAGATCACCATTGAAACGATTGGTGCAGGGGTACAACCTGTAAGTCTCAACATACGTGATGGTAAAGTGGAAACGGTTCGTGTCGATATGGGCGAGCCGATCCTTAACGGTCTTCAAGTGCCTACAACGGTGGATGCCAACCCAGTGGTTGATCACTACATTGAAGCGAATGGACATGCGTTCAAATTCACTGCCGTATCCATGGGTAACCCACATGCGGTTATCTATGTAGATGACGCTGTGAATTTTGACCTCACGACTTGGGGCCCACTTCTTGAAGTGCATCCGATGTTTCCGAAAAAAATCAATGTGGAATTCGCCACAGTTCGTGACCGTGGATATGTGGACATGCGTGTATGGGAACGCGGAGCGGGTCCAACACTTGCTTGTGGAACCGGAGCTTGTGCGACACTGGTATCCTCTGTCCTGAATGGACATACAGATCGTACAGCAGTCATCAGCCTCAAGGGTGGGGAAC
- a CDS encoding calcium-translocating P-type ATPase, SERCA-type, protein MEHTKWHQLSDEELRNTLGVSPQEGLTDEAVAEKRKVVGSNELSEGKRISPITLLLNQFKDFMVLVLMGATLVSGLLGEYLDAVTIVAIIVLNAILGFVQEFRAERSLRALKQLSAPLAKVLRSGQEVHLAAKQLVPGDIVMVESGDRIPADVRWLQTNSLDVEESALTGESFPVSKHCLPIADEDVPLGDQKNIGFMGTMVTRGTAKGVVIRTGMETEMGKIANLIQNTEEQETPLQHRLEQLGKILIFVALGLTIMVVVAGILHGQPAVGMFLAGVSLAVAAIPEGLPAIVTIALALGVQRMIKRKAIVRKLPSVETLGCASVICSDKTGTLTQNKMTVTDVWLEGRNIKVTGDGYAPEGQMLENGRMVELKSDQSLRRMLQISALCNNASIVESVASEVGSKKKGKDTKKDGKKNTKKGDLQEETVQRDNVSWELKGDPTEGALVTLSSKMGLTPAGLKELYAREQEFPFDSERKRMSVLVHHQGGRMIYTKGAPDVLIGHCSYILWEGKVVPFTGTLRQKVMAANESMAGAALRVLGMAYREVRPEEKVADEHAAESQLVFVGLAGMIDPPRREVRDAIATCRKAGIRTVMITGDHGTTAEAIAHQLGILPRGGASLSGQQLAGMTDEQLDKQVEGIYVFSRVSPEHKLRIVKSLQRKGHVVAMTGDGVNDAPAIKAADIGIAMGITGTDVTKEASALILSDDNFSTIVAAIEEGRNIYENIRKFIRYLLASNVGEILTMFFAMMMGLPLPLVPIQILWVNLVTDGLPAMALGVDQPEKDLMEHKPRGAKENIFARRLGWKIVSRGVLIGLCTLGAFWLTLQAAPDNPGQLIKAQSVAFATLVLAQLIHVFDCRSSRSIFHRNPLQNKYLVLAVISSVVLMLVVMYVEPLQPIFKTVPLGLREWAICIVAAGIPTFLMGAGSVWGGRRNRRRMGGSGRFVPKSTKFSA, encoded by the coding sequence ATGGAACATACCAAGTGGCATCAACTTAGTGATGAAGAGCTTCGTAACACTCTTGGCGTCAGCCCGCAGGAAGGATTGACGGATGAAGCTGTAGCAGAGAAGAGGAAAGTGGTCGGTTCGAATGAGCTGAGCGAGGGGAAACGCATTTCTCCAATTACATTGCTCTTGAATCAGTTCAAAGATTTTATGGTGTTGGTGTTGATGGGAGCAACGTTGGTATCCGGATTGTTGGGTGAGTATCTGGATGCGGTAACGATTGTGGCTATTATCGTACTGAATGCGATTCTGGGGTTTGTACAGGAATTCAGGGCTGAACGATCTCTTCGTGCATTGAAACAGTTGTCCGCACCTCTTGCCAAAGTGCTTCGTTCAGGCCAGGAAGTACACCTTGCCGCCAAACAGCTTGTCCCCGGGGATATTGTCATGGTGGAGAGTGGGGATCGTATACCCGCCGATGTGCGCTGGCTGCAAACGAACAGTCTGGATGTCGAGGAGTCGGCACTTACCGGGGAATCTTTTCCTGTAAGCAAACATTGCTTGCCGATTGCGGACGAGGACGTTCCGCTGGGTGATCAGAAGAATATTGGTTTTATGGGTACCATGGTCACTCGTGGCACAGCCAAAGGTGTGGTCATTCGTACGGGGATGGAGACGGAGATGGGCAAAATCGCCAATCTGATCCAAAATACGGAGGAGCAAGAAACACCTTTGCAGCACAGGCTGGAGCAATTGGGCAAAATTCTGATTTTTGTCGCATTGGGATTAACCATAATGGTTGTCGTCGCAGGGATATTGCACGGACAACCAGCCGTTGGCATGTTTCTGGCTGGGGTCAGCCTCGCGGTGGCAGCCATACCGGAGGGTCTGCCGGCCATTGTAACCATTGCACTCGCACTAGGCGTACAGCGTATGATCAAACGTAAGGCCATTGTACGCAAACTGCCTTCCGTCGAAACTCTGGGCTGTGCATCTGTAATCTGTTCGGATAAGACAGGTACGCTAACCCAAAACAAGATGACAGTAACGGATGTGTGGCTGGAGGGACGTAACATCAAGGTTACCGGGGATGGTTACGCACCTGAAGGACAGATGCTGGAGAACGGTCGCATGGTGGAACTCAAGAGTGACCAGTCCCTGCGCAGAATGCTTCAGATTAGTGCGCTTTGCAACAATGCGAGTATTGTGGAAAGTGTTGCAAGCGAGGTGGGGAGCAAGAAAAAGGGCAAGGATACCAAAAAGGACGGCAAGAAAAACACAAAAAAAGGTGACCTCCAAGAAGAAACCGTTCAACGAGATAATGTATCCTGGGAGCTGAAAGGCGATCCGACGGAAGGGGCACTCGTCACACTGTCCTCCAAAATGGGGCTTACCCCTGCTGGCCTCAAAGAGTTGTATGCTCGCGAGCAGGAGTTTCCGTTTGATTCGGAGCGAAAACGCATGTCGGTCCTGGTTCATCACCAGGGGGGCCGAATGATCTATACCAAAGGTGCACCCGATGTATTGATCGGACACTGCAGTTATATTTTGTGGGAAGGAAAGGTCGTGCCTTTCACTGGAACGCTGCGGCAGAAAGTGATGGCAGCCAACGAGAGCATGGCCGGAGCGGCACTACGTGTCCTCGGAATGGCCTACCGTGAAGTGCGGCCGGAAGAAAAAGTGGCTGACGAACACGCCGCCGAAAGTCAACTTGTCTTCGTAGGACTTGCAGGTATGATAGATCCACCACGTCGTGAAGTGCGAGATGCGATTGCCACATGCCGCAAAGCGGGTATTCGTACCGTCATGATCACAGGTGACCATGGAACAACGGCAGAAGCCATTGCTCATCAGTTGGGGATTCTTCCACGTGGAGGTGCCTCGTTAAGTGGTCAGCAGCTGGCAGGCATGACAGACGAGCAACTGGATAAACAGGTAGAGGGCATCTACGTGTTCTCAAGAGTGTCTCCTGAACACAAGCTTCGCATCGTAAAATCGTTGCAGCGCAAAGGGCATGTCGTTGCCATGACGGGCGATGGAGTGAATGATGCTCCGGCTATTAAAGCGGCTGATATCGGGATCGCGATGGGCATTACAGGAACAGATGTGACGAAGGAAGCTTCGGCGCTCATTCTGAGTGATGATAACTTCTCAACCATTGTGGCTGCCATTGAAGAAGGCCGTAATATTTATGAGAACATTCGCAAGTTTATCCGTTATTTGCTGGCATCAAACGTGGGCGAAATATTGACAATGTTCTTTGCGATGATGATGGGCTTGCCACTGCCACTCGTGCCTATTCAGATTCTGTGGGTTAACCTGGTGACGGATGGTTTGCCTGCAATGGCGCTTGGGGTAGATCAGCCGGAAAAAGATTTGATGGAACACAAACCCCGTGGCGCCAAGGAAAACATTTTTGCCCGTAGACTGGGGTGGAAAATCGTCAGTCGGGGTGTATTGATTGGATTATGTACACTCGGAGCGTTCTGGCTTACCCTTCAGGCTGCACCGGATAATCCGGGCCAACTGATCAAGGCACAATCTGTGGCTTTTGCTACACTCGTTTTGGCGCAGCTTATTCATGTCTTTGACTGCCGCAGTTCGCGGTCGATCTTCCACCGGAATCCGCTACAGAACAAATATCTGGTTCTTGCCGTGATTTCATCGGTTGTACTGATGCTGGTTGTGATGTACGTTGAACCGTTGCAACCGATCTTCAAAACCGTACCGCTGGGTTTGCGTGAATGGGCGATCTGTATCGTTGCTGCGGGCATTCCCACGTTCCTTATGGGCGCAGGCAGCGTCTGGGGTGGTCGTCGTAACCGCCGCCGCATGGGTGGTTCTGGCCGCTTCGTACCGAAAAGTACAAAGTTTTCAGCATAA